The Kineothrix sp. MB12-C1 genome includes a window with the following:
- a CDS encoding MBOAT family O-acyltransferase gives MIFNSYIFVLLFFPIVIIGYYFFIYLKKYQMVTFYLIVTSLFFYGYKNPLSLVLLFLSILVNYLFYKSIKTCYSKNLIRLTPIFLVIGIVSNIGMLLYFKYYNFFIDNVNMMFETRLSFRSILLPLGISFITFQQIAFLVDTYHKEVPDYNLLDYTLFISYFPRVISGPIILHNDFFSQLSENKRKMNWDFFASGLYLFVMGLGKKVIIADMFAKSVNWGYSNIGELNTPSALFISIAYSIQIYFDFSGYSDMAIGISRMLQIDLPVNFNSPYKANTILDFWDRWHITLTRFLTKYLYIPIGGNRKGSLRTYLNIFIVFLCSGLWHGASWTFIIWGILHGCFMIFTKRFTSFINKVPKIINKLATLLFVNFTWILFRSESFNIFKQMIRAILQNQWGRLNETMCGYFQPVLFENLINIEVPYWIWAILAFVAVFIIIFRCKNVMEKATMLKYSTVSILWTIVVALISILSFSGISTFVYSRF, from the coding sequence ATGATATTCAATTCATATATTTTTGTTTTATTATTTTTTCCAATAGTAATTATAGGATATTATTTTTTTATTTATTTAAAAAAATATCAAATGGTAACTTTTTATTTGATTGTTACCTCACTCTTTTTTTATGGATATAAGAACCCACTATCACTTGTTTTATTATTTCTTAGTATTTTAGTTAATTATCTTTTTTATAAAAGCATAAAGACATGTTACAGTAAAAATTTAATAAGATTAACACCGATATTTCTAGTAATTGGAATTGTTTCAAATATCGGAATGCTTTTATATTTTAAATATTACAACTTTTTTATAGACAATGTAAATATGATGTTTGAAACAAGATTATCATTTCGAAGTATTTTGCTACCTTTGGGAATTAGCTTTATAACTTTTCAGCAAATTGCTTTTCTTGTTGATACCTATCATAAAGAAGTGCCAGACTATAATTTATTAGACTATACCCTTTTTATCTCTTATTTCCCTCGTGTTATTTCGGGCCCAATTATACTACACAATGATTTTTTTTCTCAACTATCTGAAAATAAAAGAAAAATGAATTGGGATTTTTTTGCATCAGGACTATACTTGTTCGTTATGGGGCTTGGGAAAAAGGTCATTATCGCTGATATGTTTGCTAAATCGGTAAATTGGGGATATTCTAATATAGGGGAGTTAAATACTCCAAGTGCTTTATTTATTAGTATCGCATACAGCATACAAATTTACTTTGATTTTAGTGGCTATAGTGATATGGCGATAGGAATTAGCAGAATGTTGCAGATTGATTTACCTGTCAATTTTAATTCTCCTTATAAAGCAAATACTATATTGGATTTTTGGGATAGATGGCACATAACCTTGACCAGATTTTTGACCAAATATCTCTATATCCCTATCGGAGGAAATCGTAAAGGGAGTTTACGAACATATCTTAATATTTTCATTGTTTTTTTATGTAGTGGACTGTGGCATGGAGCTAGTTGGACATTCATTATATGGGGAATCCTGCATGGTTGTTTCATGATATTTACTAAACGCTTTACAAGTTTTATCAATAAGGTGCCTAAAATTATCAATAAATTAGCAACATTGTTGTTTGTAAATTTCACATGGATACTGTTTCGTTCAGAATCATTCAATATCTTTAAGCAAATGATAAGAGCAATTTTGCAAAATCAATGGGGTCGTTTGAATGAAACAATGTGTGGTTATTTCCAGCCAGTTTTGTTTGAAAACCTAATTAATATAGAAGTACCATATTGGATATGGGCAATTCTAGCTTTTGTAGCAGTATTTATTATAATATTTAGATGTAAAAATGTGATGGAAAAAGCTACTATGTTAAAGTATTCAACGGTTTCGATACTTTGGACAATTGTTGTGGCACTAATAAGTATACTTTCTTTTTCTGGTATAAGTACATTTGTATATTCTCGTTTCTAA
- a CDS encoding GH25 family lysozyme — MEKSQISRHEQGYLKNYSQRLNLTPDKKFEEYYLGCKETNIDVIGVYNYSYATTAAKAKIDAQKVLAVLNGRKIKVWLDVEDKCQQGLGATLKDIINAYQEVIESAGYDFGVYTGMSFYTSYIIYKSN, encoded by the coding sequence TTGGAAAAAAGTCAAATCAGCAGGCATGAACAAGGCTATCTTAAAAATTATTCGCAAAGACTTAACTTAACTCCTGATAAAAAATTCGAAGAATATTATCTGGGCTGTAAAGAAACTAATATTGACGTTATTGGTGTTTACAATTATAGCTATGCGACTACTGCTGCAAAAGCAAAAATAGATGCTCAGAAAGTCCTGGCCGTATTAAATGGCAGAAAAATAAAAGTATGGTTAGATGTAGAGGATAAGTGTCAACAAGGGCTTGGCGCTACCTTAAAAGACATCATCAACGCTTATCAGGAGGTAATTGAGTCTGCCGGATACGATTTCGGAGTATATACGGGAATGAGTTTTTACACTTCATATATTATATATAAGTCAAATTAA
- a CDS encoding ATP-binding domain-containing protein produces the protein MELDITNSKESMTSNIMNHFQTEMQKYNDIMEVQVCVPMRLRGELSCYNINSKIQEIYNPKFNDGNEIEILLEKKSEDSKRYMIRIGDKVLNTKNNYKCTNTEGDTTPVFNGNIGIVKEIESDGYCTIDFVGIGEVVFSKTDSKNLELAYACTVHKMQGSGFTSTIVGMDTGSFIMNNSELLYTAITRAKKYCVLVGNNYAISKAIQTKEVKTKQTFLREMLLENRHRLKVA, from the coding sequence ATGGAATTAGATATTACAAACTCTAAGGAGTCCATGACTTCAAATATAATGAATCATTTTCAGACTGAGATGCAGAAATATAATGACATTATGGAAGTGCAAGTTTGTGTACCTATGAGGTTAAGAGGTGAATTATCTTGCTACAATATCAATTCAAAAATACAAGAAATTTACAACCCGAAATTTAACGATGGTAATGAGATTGAAATATTACTTGAAAAGAAAAGTGAAGATAGTAAAAGATATATGATTCGTATTGGTGATAAGGTTCTTAATACAAAAAATAACTATAAATGTACTAACACTGAAGGTGATACAACACCAGTATTCAATGGAAACATTGGTATTGTAAAGGAAATAGAAAGTGACGGTTATTGTACGATTGATTTTGTGGGTATAGGAGAAGTAGTATTTAGTAAGACAGATTCTAAGAATCTTGAATTGGCGTATGCTTGTACAGTCCATAAGATGCAAGGTAGTGGTTTTACATCAACAATAGTTGGCATGGACACAGGAAGTTTTATTATGAATAACTCTGAATTACTGTATACAGCTATTACAAGAGCAAAGAAGTACTGTGTTTTAGTTGGTAATAATTACGCTATTTCTAAAGCAATACAGACAAAAGAAGTAAAGACGAAACAGACATTTTTAAGAGAAATGTTATTAGAAAATAGACACAGATTAAAAGTAGCATAG
- the ku gene encoding non-homologous end joining protein Ku: protein MAVAHKSAISVGMLYIPVSLYKTTRDISVSFNQLCKDTHERVRYKKICPSCNKEVTSDGIIKGYEFEKDNYVTFTEDELEKIKTNKDKTIHIMHFTKLSDVDHIFYEKNYYVVPNAGAEKACELLRQAMLSKKEVAIAKTVIGTTENLIVLYPTKDNIIAKTLYYQAEIQAIPVSTVKPTIDKAELDMAKTMIDAMTSVFEPEKYHDEYQERLRTAIETKIAGREIQTADTARPDNIIDLMEAMKKTVEMSKKGTA, encoded by the coding sequence ATGGCAGTTGCTCATAAAAGTGCTATAAGTGTTGGGATGTTGTATATACCGGTAAGTTTGTATAAAACTACAAGAGATATATCCGTATCTTTTAATCAGCTTTGCAAGGATACCCATGAACGAGTTAGATATAAAAAGATATGTCCATCATGTAACAAAGAGGTAACAAGTGACGGCATAATTAAAGGTTATGAGTTTGAAAAGGATAACTATGTCACATTTACTGAGGATGAGTTAGAAAAAATAAAGACAAATAAAGACAAAACTATTCATATTATGCATTTCACGAAGTTATCTGATGTAGATCATATATTTTATGAGAAGAATTATTATGTTGTCCCAAACGCTGGAGCCGAGAAAGCTTGTGAGTTATTAAGGCAAGCTATGTTATCTAAAAAAGAGGTTGCCATTGCAAAGACAGTAATAGGAACAACTGAAAATTTGATTGTGTTGTATCCGACTAAGGATAATATAATTGCTAAAACACTCTATTATCAAGCAGAGATACAAGCAATCCCAGTTTCTACGGTGAAACCAACTATTGATAAAGCTGAATTAGATATGGCAAAAACCATGATAGATGCAATGACATCTGTTTTTGAACCGGAGAAGTATCATGATGAATACCAGGAGAGATTGCGGACAGCAATTGAAACCAAGATAGCTGGAAGGGAAATCCAGACGGCAGATACTGCAAGACCTGATAATATTATTGACCTAATGGAAGCCATGAAAAAGACTGTGGAAATGTCGAAGAAGGGTACTGCATAG
- a CDS encoding ATP-dependent DNA ligase, which translates to MDIFDEKNVKPMLISEMKDAFNSPEYIYEIKWDGIRCISFLDNKSVDMRNKRNKIMIPFFPELTDLNKQAKIKCILDHELVVLKNGVPDFYEVQSRALKSNPFKIELAAKKYPASIIAYDILYYKDKDITSLPLIERKKYLSEAVVENNLLAVSRYVEDNGIELFEAVKVKELEGIVAKRKSSLYWQGKRTKDWIKCKVMANDDCVVCGYIQKANNMTSLILGQYDNDVLVYRGHVTLGVSLRIMNQYKYQIIDYSPFGYIPPGNDEAIWVRPELVCIVESMPTEKDSFRQPVFKGFRDDKLARECVVKAE; encoded by the coding sequence GTGGATATATTTGATGAAAAAAATGTTAAACCTATGCTTATAAGTGAAATGAAGGATGCTTTCAACTCTCCTGAATATATTTATGAAATAAAATGGGACGGGATTAGGTGTATCTCATTTCTTGATAATAAAAGTGTCGATATGCGGAATAAAAGAAATAAAATAATGATTCCTTTCTTCCCGGAACTGACAGACTTAAATAAGCAAGCAAAGATAAAATGTATTTTAGATCATGAGTTGGTTGTTCTTAAAAACGGTGTACCCGATTTTTATGAAGTTCAATCAAGAGCATTAAAAAGTAATCCATTTAAAATTGAATTGGCTGCAAAAAAGTATCCGGCAAGCATTATTGCATATGATATATTGTATTACAAAGATAAGGACATTACTTCACTACCACTGATAGAAAGAAAAAAGTATCTTAGTGAAGCCGTAGTCGAGAATAATCTTTTGGCAGTGTCAAGGTATGTTGAAGATAATGGCATTGAATTGTTCGAAGCTGTAAAAGTAAAGGAACTAGAGGGAATCGTAGCAAAAAGAAAGTCTAGTTTATATTGGCAAGGCAAAAGAACTAAGGACTGGATAAAGTGCAAAGTTATGGCGAATGACGATTGTGTTGTATGTGGATATATTCAGAAAGCAAATAATATGACAAGCCTTATCTTGGGACAGTACGACAATGATGTGCTGGTATATAGAGGACATGTAACGCTCGGTGTGAGTCTAAGGATTATGAATCAGTATAAGTATCAAATTATTGATTATTCACCGTTTGGATATATACCTCCCGGCAACGATGAAGCTATATGGGTTAGACCTGAATTAGTGTGCATAGTGGAGTCTATGCCGACTGAAAAGGATTCATTTCGGCAGCCTGTTTTTAAGGGCTTTAGGGACGATAAATTAGCAAGAGAGTGTGTAGTCAAGGCAGAGTGA
- a CDS encoding siphovirus Gp157 family protein, with protein sequence MSKLYELTGEFLELMNMLEDEECDEQTIMDTLEGIDYEIEMKADGYAKIIKSIESNIDGLEKETNRLSSRKKTFENRIKWLKQNLEMCMRVTGKKKFTTDLFSFNIQKNGGKRKLIIDVDVEKVPKEYRIAQPDAIDGDSIREYLKENGLEGQDGSINCEFAHLDPQGESLRIR encoded by the coding sequence TTGAGTAAGCTATATGAATTAACTGGAGAATTTTTAGAATTGATGAATATGTTGGAAGATGAAGAGTGTGATGAACAAACTATCATGGATACACTCGAAGGAATTGATTATGAGATAGAAATGAAAGCTGATGGTTATGCAAAGATTATTAAATCAATAGAATCTAATATTGATGGTTTGGAAAAAGAAACGAATAGGTTATCTAGTAGGAAGAAAACGTTTGAGAATAGAATTAAATGGTTGAAACAGAATCTTGAAATGTGCATGAGAGTGACTGGTAAAAAGAAATTTACAACGGATTTGTTCTCATTCAACATTCAGAAAAATGGTGGTAAAAGAAAATTAATAATTGACGTAGATGTGGAAAAAGTTCCCAAAGAATATAGGATTGCACAGCCCGATGCAATTGACGGAGATTCTATTAGAGAATATTTAAAAGAGAATGGGCTTGAAGGACAGGACGGTTCTATTAATTGCGAATTTGCTCACTTAGATCCACAGGGTGAAAGCTTACGAATTAGATAG
- a CDS encoding AAA family ATPase: MEEEKIIKVEVILDRIFYPKYVKKVESGEYAIFSTIVTKGLENCDIDIQSLKLKGNVCTLEYGTTYKVFCKLAETHEIYGNTYELVYISKCVDISSKDKQKEFLKNVLNENLVDKLFDEYDDVIKLLEDRDVKSLMKIKGIGNQVALKMIDEYEESKDYSSIYMELGQLGLTHTFIKKLVDFYHSPDTVIDIVRNNPYDLVRVDGVGFKKADEVACKVGVGQYDIRRIKGFLLHHLNEQGEAGKSYLNYQELMKSLYDTLGFVPEEVVNATAKLMIKNDDVVVLENGSKIALKRFYDLENNIMTELLRLQIGLIKVYEKEEDLELELHKDYVPKSFNISNWESIISRVEEQQGFSFTDEQKSAIKLSLDNHVMTLTGLAGAGKTSTANGICSLYDNYNILACALSGKASVRITEATGLPASTIHRALGYQNGRFMFNKENKLAVDIVLIDEATMINGTLFLSLLEAIPTGAKVIIMGDVQQLTPIGNCQVFADILDSNVLPVVKLTKPHRQALMSGIIPTSIKVANQEQL, encoded by the coding sequence GTGGAAGAGGAAAAAATAATTAAAGTAGAAGTGATTTTGGATAGGATTTTTTATCCAAAATATGTGAAAAAAGTAGAATCTGGGGAATATGCTATTTTTAGCACTATCGTAACAAAAGGACTAGAAAATTGTGATATTGATATTCAAAGTCTAAAACTAAAGGGAAATGTTTGTACGTTAGAATATGGAACAACATATAAAGTGTTCTGCAAGTTGGCTGAAACTCATGAGATATATGGTAATACATATGAATTGGTTTATATAAGCAAATGTGTGGATATATCAAGTAAAGATAAACAAAAAGAGTTTTTAAAGAACGTCCTTAATGAAAATTTAGTGGATAAATTATTTGATGAATACGATGATGTAATCAAATTATTGGAAGACAGAGATGTTAAATCTCTTATGAAAATTAAAGGTATTGGTAATCAAGTGGCACTGAAAATGATTGATGAATATGAAGAGTCAAAAGATTACAGTTCTATCTATATGGAATTAGGACAACTTGGATTGACACATACTTTCATCAAAAAGTTAGTGGACTTTTATCATTCACCAGATACGGTTATTGATATTGTCAGAAATAATCCATATGACTTAGTAAGAGTAGATGGAGTTGGATTCAAAAAAGCTGACGAGGTTGCTTGTAAAGTAGGTGTGGGGCAATACGATATTAGAAGAATTAAAGGATTTTTATTACATCATTTGAATGAGCAAGGTGAGGCTGGTAAGAGTTATCTGAATTATCAAGAATTAATGAAATCCCTATATGATACTCTTGGTTTTGTTCCAGAGGAGGTAGTGAATGCAACGGCTAAGTTAATGATTAAAAATGATGATGTTGTTGTATTAGAAAATGGAAGTAAAATTGCATTAAAAAGGTTTTACGATTTAGAGAATAATATAATGACAGAACTTTTGAGATTACAAATTGGACTAATCAAGGTATATGAAAAAGAGGAAGACTTAGAATTAGAACTACATAAAGATTATGTTCCTAAATCATTCAATATTAGCAATTGGGAAAGCATTATATCAAGAGTAGAAGAACAACAAGGTTTCTCGTTTACAGATGAACAGAAATCAGCAATTAAGTTGAGTCTTGATAATCATGTTATGACACTCACAGGTTTAGCCGGTGCAGGTAAGACAAGTACAGCTAACGGTATTTGTTCATTATATGATAATTACAATATTCTTGCGTGTGCATTGTCAGGTAAAGCAAGTGTACGAATCACCGAAGCAACGGGACTACCAGCAAGTACAATTCATAGAGCGTTAGGATATCAAAATGGACGGTTTATGTTCAATAAGGAGAATAAATTAGCAGTAGATATCGTTCTCATTGATGAAGCTACTATGATAAACGGAACATTATTTTTATCACTGTTAGAGGCAATCCCGACTGGTGCAAAAGTAATCATCATGGGAGATGTTCAACAATTAACCCCTATTGGTAATTGTCAGGTGTTCGCAGATATTTTAGATAGTAATGTGTTGCCAGTAGTGAAACTTACCAAACCGCACAGACAAGCTCTTATGAGTGGTATCATTCCAACATCAATTAAGGTGGCAAATCAAGAACAGCTTTGA
- a CDS encoding transposase, with product MAQNQKSYDNEFKAQAVKLAQEIGGHKAANELGIPKGTMYTWIKAFKEGRLSANDAVHTPKNALSLNDELIELKKRIKEQDKEIRRLKEENEFLEEASAFFAASRRKSAKNRD from the coding sequence ATGGCACAAAATCAAAAATCTTATGACAATGAATTTAAAGCACAAGCTGTAAAACTTGCTCAGGAAATTGGTGGGCATAAAGCAGCTAACGAATTAGGGATTCCCAAGGGTACTATGTACACCTGGATAAAAGCCTTCAAAGAAGGTCGTCTCAGCGCAAATGACGCGGTTCATACGCCTAAGAATGCCTTATCTCTTAACGATGAGCTTATCGAACTCAAAAAGCGCATTAAAGAGCAGGATAAGGAAATCCGTCGTTTAAAAGAAGAAAATGAATTTCTCGAAGAAGCCAGTGCTTTTTTCGCAGCCAGCCGTCGGAAGTCAGCAAAAAACAGAGACTGA
- a CDS encoding SH3 domain-containing protein encodes MDLSINPNEQYNPKNTIAREIYAWQYTSSGQVPGIIGNVDINILYNVSSSNTNSDIPNTNSSTSSSFTETSITLLGKITTTSSNLTIRSQPNTTSSSLGYYTKASIVQLTAKTSNGWYRTDRGYISGSYVSTVTGQVYNCGGLNFRTSPDPGATVIKTMKPADEMMLLKEENGWYNAKLNDGTIGWVSKKYIRIL; translated from the coding sequence ATGGATCTGTCGATTAATCCCAATGAGCAGTATAATCCCAAAAATACTATTGCAAGAGAAATCTATGCCTGGCAATATACTTCTAGCGGACAGGTTCCCGGAATCATTGGAAATGTAGATATCAATATACTCTACAACGTTTCAAGCTCCAATACAAACAGTGATATTCCAAACACAAACTCTTCCACATCTAGCTCCTTTACAGAAACCTCTATTACACTTCTTGGTAAAATCACCACTACTTCATCCAATTTAACTATTCGTTCACAACCAAATACAACATCTTCAAGCTTAGGTTATTACACTAAAGCTTCTATTGTTCAACTAACAGCGAAAACATCGAATGGTTGGTATCGTACTGATAGGGGGTACATTTCTGGTAGTTATGTTAGTACCGTAACAGGACAAGTTTATAACTGTGGTGGATTGAACTTTAGAACATCGCCAGATCCCGGTGCTACTGTGATTAAAACTATGAAGCCAGCGGACGAAATGATGCTTTTAAAGGAAGAAAACGGGTGGTATAACGCAAAGCTGAATGACGGTACGATTGGTTGGGTATCAAAGAAATACATAAGGATATTATAA